The genomic window GGGGAATGCTCATGGCACAGAAGGCCATCGTTTCGCTGATCGACGACCTCAGTGGAGAAACGGCCGACGAGACCGTCCGGTTCGGGCTGGACGGCGCACAGTACGAGATCGACCTGTCAGAGACGAACGCCACGAAGCTGCGGGAGGCACTGGCCTCGTTCGTTTCGGCGGGCCGCCGTTCCGGTGGCCGCGCGGGCAGCGGGCGGCGCGGCCCGCGCGCCGCTTCGCCGCGCGCCGCGTCTGCCGAGCGCACCGCGGAGATCCGCGAGTGGGCGCGAAGCAACGGCTACACGGTGAGCGACCGGGGTCGTATCGCGTCGACCATCGTCGAAGCATTCGGCAAAGCTCACTGAGCACCAGCCTGACGGGCTTGTTGTGGGGCTCACGGGGGCGCCGGGCCGGCGCTCTGCGGGCTCGCCGGACAGATCGCGGGCCTGCTGCTCGCGCAGC from Parafrankia discariae includes these protein-coding regions:
- a CDS encoding histone-like nucleoid-structuring protein Lsr2, which produces MAQKAIVSLIDDLSGETADETVRFGLDGAQYEIDLSETNATKLREALASFVSAGRRSGGRAGSGRRGPRAASPRAASAERTAEIREWARSNGYTVSDRGRIASTIVEAFGKAH